A region from the Arvicola amphibius chromosome 12, mArvAmp1.2, whole genome shotgun sequence genome encodes:
- the LOC119828105 gene encoding protein BEX3-like encodes MANIHQENEEMDQPLQNEQEDCPLGRGDGHQPAANNHTPRGQARRLAPNFQWAIPNRQINDGLGGDRDDMEMFMEEMREIRRKLRELQLRNCLRILMGELSNHHDHHDEFCLMP; translated from the coding sequence ATGGCAAATATCCaccaggaaaatgaagaaatggatcAGCCCCTGCAGAATGAACAGGAAGACTGCCCTTTGGGAAGAGGTGACGGCCACCAGCCTGCTGCCAATAACCACACCCCAAGAGGACAGGCTCGCCGACTTGCCCCTAACTTTCAATGGGCCATACCCAATAGGCAGATTAATGATGGGTTGGGTGGAGATAGAGATGATATGGAAATGTTCATGGAGGAGATGAGAGAAATCAGGAGAAAACTTAGGGAGCTACAGCTGAGAAATTGTCTGCGTATTCTGATGGGGGAGCTCTCGAATCACCATGATCATCATGATGAATTCTGCCTTATGCCTTGA